Genomic window (Rhododendron vialii isolate Sample 1 chromosome 4a, ASM3025357v1):
CAATCAAGGATTTCAATTTTTGTGTGTCCGCAACTATAGTAATGCATGCATTATTGAAGGCATTACCTTATATTCTGAAGTCCCACGCTTAAAGATTTTGCCTATCTTGGCTTTACTTATTGGGGTTGAgttgagatttattttttaggtatacttcattttttagataattttttgggttGTCGTACCAGACGAAATCCATAAACTAGTGCAAGATAGAGTACCAGTAAATGCCAGGCTGATTTTTGTGTGACTCGTCTACAGTATGGTAGATATTACCATGGACTGCAGCCTCTCCACGAGTAGAGTTGAATAATACCATTTAAGTGTAAGATACAAAACAGGACAGGGAAAAAGTTGACAAACACGATAGTTTGCCTAAATATTAAATGTACAGGCCTCAAATTTGCCAGTCTCAATACAACTAGCGCACTTCCTTTTATATTTGATGAGGCCATGGACATTAAAGCTATCCCTCATTGCACCAACTCAATCTATGAGTTGGTGGTCGATGTTTATGAGCTCTGGTTGTAGGGAGTTGTAAGTCCTAGGTCAACTCTTGCCACCCATATAAGCGATGTTATTGTGCACTCTATCTATACGTATCCGTTTGTTAGTGTCATGTGCTACTATGTATCTGATTTATTAATTCCCATGTATATGGAAGAGGGACACGGATTCACGTTTCTCAATATTTTTTGTCCCACTTATACCTCTAAGTCAAGAGTGAAATGTTGTTTACAAGGTCACATAGTGCATTTCATGCATTACAAGGAAGTTGCAAGCCGTAATACTTGGTAAACTTGAATTACTAGATATGCTCTTTGGGTGAACATCCAACTGAACGTGTGTCCCATAACCTAAAGTATCCAGTGGCTGACTGTGAACTTCAAACAGTTAGAACACACCACATAACATAGGTGTTCCCTTTTTGTGAATTGTGCATGTTTTTCAAGTCAATCAGTGTGTCTCTCCATGTGCGAGATGGGGGTCACATGACTCACATTTGGGGGAGTGTTAGGTTAGATGCATCTCTAACGGCTCAAGTTTTGTGATTATTGACGCTCTAACATGGTTCCAAGCACAGTGGATCCTGTTTATGTACAGTACTGCAATCTCGAGAATCGTCCCTTGTTTCCCCCACTTTGAAGAACATGTGAACACACAAGGGTAACAATGAAATTACCGTTCTCTATCAGCTTAACCTGTGGATTATTTAGTGGTTACAGGTTTATAGCCTGTAATCTCCTTCACCCCAATCCAGCCCCTTAACAAAATTAAGTAGAGGCACAACCAATGTCAAATATTTGTGAAGTAGTGGATGTCCTTGCTTCAATCTGCTAGTGCTTATATATGTGTGGAACGACTTTGAGTTGCATGGTAAGGATATTGCATtccttgtttattttattttttttgataggccaTTCCTTGTTTACTTAATCGCAAAGGAGAAAGATCGACATAGTTTACTGAAGTTTGTAGATGtgttctatatatttttttctcgatTATGTTGTGGTTGAGAAGTGCAATTGACCTTAATTTGCGTCGGGTGGGGTTCACTATTCAGCATATTAGGACAGAATGTGCTGGTTGGTTGAGGAGAGGATAAGAAGGTTATCACCCTTGTCTGATGGAGCGAAGGGAAGTAATAAAGAACTTCTAGTAAATAACTGTTGGAGGTCTTTTATTCATAGGCATGAAGTTGAACATGGTGGTGCCACAAGAGGTGGTCTTTGCAATACATCTCAAAATGTGGCATTGACTTCTGGCTCCTATGGGACCCAATGAAACTATTCATTTCTTACAGTTCTCTGCTTCACTCACAGGACAAGTGCaggcaaaaaccagttttgttGGTGATCTTAGATTTGGTGACTCTTTACCGGTCCATAAGTTGTCTTTGTAGTTGCAATAGTTCTGCAGCTTGTTTATGATCTCATGTTTAAGATTCTTGCAGGACTTCTAATACTACCATGGTGATGTAATCTTAATTTGAAGATTGTTGTACTTCATTTTCTCGTTTCTGTGCATTCCTAGGTTTATTGTGTATCCTCGGAGCTTCAGTGTTTTTGGGTtgttctctgttttgtttttcaggATCGAGCCAATGAGATATACAAGAAGGTGGAAGATCAAAAATCTAGTAGAGGAAGAAACCAGGATGCAATTTTGGCTGCTTGCCTATACATAGCTTGTCGGCAAGAGGACAAGCCACGCACTGTTAAGGGTACAGCCTAAGATTTTTTTAACATCTGGATGCTTCCTGATTTCTCTCTATGTGAATGATGAGATTTGCCTGAACCTGTGGATTTCAATTAGAAATCTGCTCTGTTGCCAATGGAGCGACAAAGAAGGAAATTGGTCGAGCAAAAGAATACATAGTGAAACAACTAGAGCTTGAGATGGGTCAATCGGTGGATATGGGTACTATACATGCTGGGGATTTTATGGTGAGTTTTTGGAAATTATGCACTCAAGTTATAATTTTATTGGTCCTTTAGGCAGCTTTTCCTATTATCTCTGATGATCATAATCTTTTCCTGCTATTCAGCGACTGACATGAAatgtttgtatatatatgtagaggCGCTTTTGTTCAAATCTTGGTATGAACAATCAAGCTGTTAAAGCAGCGCAAGAAGCTGTCCAAAAATCAGAAGAGTTTGATATAAGGTAGTTCTGGTTTGCTCTTATGTTGTTACGTTTCATGTGGAGACTGTGTACGTGTAATTTCATGGCAATAGGTGTATTTACAATAAATGTGCTGATTATAAAGCTCTCCGTGTCTTCAGATGGCTCCCTTTTTGTTTTATACTGTATTTAACAAGGCTATAGTTTCTGaactgaattttttggaggaatTAGCTATCAGCACCAATGATATGACAGCTGGGAAAGGATGAATTGTTAATAAATGGAAGACAATAGCTTTTTGAGACCATCTAAGGTTTAAATATTGTGAAGGATATGACAATTCGAAGGCTCCATTGAGAACAAGGCAGTCCGTGAGACTTGCTTGTTTATTCACAGTCAGGAGCAAGAAAGGATTCGGATCAATTGTAAAGGCTCCAGTGAGAACAAGGCAGTCCGTGACACTTGCTTGTTTATTCACAGCCAGGAGCAAGAAAGGATTTGGCTCAATTGTAATTGAGAGACTACTTGGAACTCTAAAATTACTTGTCTCCGTTGTTGCATTAGATCAGCTCACCCATTTCCATTCTGCACGTAGGTCAGTTAGGTTTCCTCTTTGGAAGTTTCTGTTGGATGGCATATGGATGCACAATCTTTTCCAGTCTAAGAAACCGAAAGGACAAGTGGAGTAGGGAGGAAGAAACTATGCCTGTTTGTGCTTTCACTATGAGAGTATCTGTGACAATTGAACTTTTTGCTTTCTAGCTTTAAGGCTCACTGTTTCCAGTTTGCCTGAAACAAACTACCTTGATTTTTCATCTAAATTGGTGAGAAAATCTCCATCAAGTCAAAATTCTGTCCCATGATTGTACATGTTATGTGGTATCCAAATACAGTATGTTAGCAGTCTCCTCGTAATGCGACTGGTAGATGGCTTTCTCCAATGTTAATTGATGTCTTTGCCATGTTATTGCAGGAGGAGCCCTATATCAATTGCAGCGGCCGTCATTTACATTATAACGCAACTTTCAGATGATAAGAAGCCTCTTCGAGGTAAGCATATATTCCATCATTGATGAACCTCGCAGTTGATTTATGGTTTGCACCAATTAATAACTGAACCCGTGGAAGGTTCTGGGCCTTTTGCTGGAAATACTATGTTCTTAATAAGTTGGGCCATTTGTTCATTGGAGTTTCTCACTCTGAACCTCGCATTTGATCCTTACTGCTTCAGAATATATTTGGTAGACAGAATCATTTCTGGATTTTCTTCATACGCATGCATGTAGTTACTGTGGTGTGATTTTGCAGAAGTTTCAATTGCAACTGGTGTCGCGGAAGGGACAATCAGAAATTCGTACAAAGACCTTTATCCCCATATTTCCAAGATAATACCGAGCTGGTATGCCAAGGAAGAGGACCTTAAGAACCTATCAAGTCCTTGAAAAGATTGAGCGAACATTTGCGGGAAAAGTCCTTTTTAAATTGGCACGGGAGGGATTTGTTTTGGATGTTGGGATGGTAACACAGCcaagttctttttttccaacAAGTATATTATACATTGACTGAAGGATTCTCTCTGAACTAGCTAGCAGTATAACTTGAAGTTGAATTCCTAATTCAAACTGCAAATTGTACATGCCTTTTAAGCTATGTATAACCGTGTTCCCTTGATGCccactaaaagaaaaaaagaatgctctctctctctctctctctctctctctctctctctcgggtgatcaccataggaaaatgaatgaaGGTTGCCATGATACATATACTTGATATTTTAATGGTGCTGTTCCTACTTCAATTTGATGACTGAGTAGGTAATTCGAAGGGTGGTTTTTTGGTTCAAAAGACTAGTCGGAGCGAGATTTGAAGCATCTGTTGTAGATGCCGGAATAATGTGGACGGCAATTTTAAGAGAACATAATTGTGTTCGTTTTACATACTCCGTATTGGTGAACGGAGTTATACTTTGCACTTGGGACCATAAAATCGACAGTGTTGTGTATTTGGTTTATTAACCATAGGTTATAGGATTGTAGTGAGGATAAgtgccttttccttttcttttaaaacCAGATAGAGTGTAATTACCCCagtaattgttttcttttattaagcTCACTTAGGCACACCCtcacctttctttttttccaatcgataaaagatactccctccgtccctttttaaatgttctGCTTcataacttcaacttattaaaaagacatcatcattatatctttcacatcaactttttcctccactttccctacttacccatcatcattacacttttatttactaacttttcaaaatggaatctacttttagggacaaaatagataatttaccaacttttacccactaactttacaaaatggacacttattaagggacagcccaaaatgaaatactggactgtaataaagggacggagggagtatcatttacATTATATACGAAGTATAAAGTACAAATTCAGGACACTATATCAACTAGTGGATGCCTGTGCCTTCAGGCATGACGCAACGCATTCTGAGCGCAGTCTAAATAAAGTATCAAACCCCacttttatataaataaaaaaatggatacAACTGTTGTTTTTAACTTGAACTCACCTGTATACGTGTATATCCCACCCCATGTGAGTGGATTTTTCCCTCCTCCCAACAAAATCTCTTATTGATAATCGATTTATTGAGCCGCTAGAACTAACACTTCAATACACCAATCAAAAGGATGAAactaaggatttttttttccttttgttattGGTTGTACACAAGCTTggtattttttctcttttgttatttttggtttttagaaAACTTTGTAGTACGAAAAACTTCAACAAATAGGAAAACTCGAATTCTCAATTTTGAAAAACCCTAATATTCTAGTCATCTAATCACATAGAAACACACGGAAAGCTGGTGATCGTAGCGCATGAACTGAAGCTATAAACACACagaaaaaaacactcaaatgcTACGCTTTGAGCTGAGGGTGGGGTGATTCTTtccggagagagagaaccaaatgGATTTCATGGAGCCTAACAATGAGTTTGTACTCCAACGGCCGTAACTTATTGTAATTGTGATCCGACGGCTAAAGAggtgctcatgtttgtatggATAGTTAAAAGACCgctttgttttataatatatatatatagatagaagATTGTGACAATATACGAGACAACCAAGTCTAACAACTCaactaatataaaaaaataagcctattatagggtagaaacaaagaaagaaacgtAAATGCCCACTAAGGATACACTCACATGTGAGTAGATTCGAACTCTTAACCTCCTAATGAGATGTAAGAATCCTTATCAACTGAGTTAGTCCCAGTTGATTAAGCactccctcacttgaaaatcaaaattttgttctCTACATTTTAGCCAATTCAATTAAGCGACATTCTCCCCCCAAGGCACACTTTTAGCCAATCCATTTGAACGTCGATATGATTATGAAAATAGGTAAACACCTTTTACATAGAATTAGTCCTTTGTAACTTTTATTTGTATATTTGAACACTTTCTTTTGGAGAAAGCTATATATGTATTATAGAACCATTAACCTATTGGTGTAGTTCTGAATGAGTTTTGTTAGTAGTATTATTTAGTTATGAATGAGTTGTAATGTAGAGAAAAAGACATTATGTGCATTCATATCTAGTTTGAGTTTTTAATTAATTCCATTTTTACGGATAGCAAATCAATGCGTACAGcatttacaaaaatattagaaatctCACACCTCAGGTCCTAGACAAATGGTTCAATCCGTCCATTAATagtattaaacaatttttttcgaTAAgtcttgataaaaaaataagctaaataaggaaaacataagtacttgatccaatcttctagTTTTTGTTTagaattcattaaaaatttgaaatccTGAATTCTAAATGAAAACGTGGATGATTGGATGAGGAAGAGGAATTTACAATggaaattctaatcgcaaggaagatttacAGGGAACCATAcaaggaaaaatgcgtttggaCCCATTTTGGATCCcgcaaaaatctagaaaaatatccataaatttttgaatattattttatgaggtcctgtaaaaaatcagttctaatggatatcagtaagtattacttttgaatttgtagggCCCAAACACATTTTTACTTGTGTGCCCTGAAAATTTTCTTCCTTGCAAATAGGAGGGCTCGTCTTTgtttgacttgattttttacaagacggctcgaaaaaataaacaaaaattaagggGCAGAATATTTATGCTATGTTTATTCTCTGTAATTCCCGTCCGCGCGGACGAATCAAGTTTTAAACTCTAGTGCTTTCGGAAAATCCTGCTCGGATAGAAATCACGTGGTTTGACTGATTCTGGTTATAATATGGACTTTCTAAAGATTGATTTTAGAGTTTTCTTATTGATTTTGGATTATATATGTAAAGGAAATATAATTTGCCAAGAATTCTAGCCTTGGGAAGTAATCTATGGCTATAAATATTGGTAATACTAAAGCCACTCTCGATTTTTTAACCGACCATGAACCAATGGGCATGCGGGCCCACTTCGATTCCCGCACGGATGATTCtagctgttcaataatttaaaaaaaaattgagtgggcttctaaaaaatcagctcaattcgttACGTGTGTTagtgttcgatccaatcttttatttttttgatttagaTTTCAAAATCctgtaatttgaatgaaaaatgaaatgatagGATCGAACATTtacacatatcgaattgagttgatttttcttaGGTCCgcccatctttttttttttaaaaattatcgaACTCGTCcattataaaaaagaaagaaagataaaagaagaaggGCGCTGCTGttcgcagccttttattttctcccatagcccactacatttcggtaaatggttgttgaaaatcataaataatattttggtaaatagctgttgaaaacaagattgtatttcagtaactacatgtcgaaaatatattcaactttcggtaaacaagtgccgaacatacattttcagtaaatagctgttgaaaaaaatattatatttcggtaattggatgctgaaaatatatctcaatttcggtaactaactgtcgaatataattgaaaatttttaacgggttatgagagaaaataaaaggctgcaAATAGCGACGCCCAAAAATAAACCTTCCATGTACGAAAACGCCTAAAATGGGAGCGgaataaaaaacaacaaaaaatagttgttttcactttttgtgGGCAGTAGTGTTGTATTTGCCGCGTCTTTCCATCGCTTTCgttggatctctctctctctctctcaacccacAACAACATGGCTTCTACAAACGCCATTGCACCCACACAGTCGCCCAAACAAAGCTTCAAACTCCTCGATCCGTTTCATTCGGATGCGAGAACCCTACCCAAGTTCCTCAACCCGACGAAACAACCCAAAACTTCGACACGTTTCTCGAGGATTCGCGCCAATGCAGCAATTTCAGAAGCCTGTGATCGGTTCCAAGAATTCCTAAGAAAACAGAAGGAGTACAAGTGGGGGTTCGTGTCCGATGTCGAGTCGAACTCGATTCCGAAAGGTCTGTCGGAGGAAACCATTAGCTTGATTTCTTCAATGAAGAAGGAGCCACCGTGGATGCTCGATTTCAGGTTATTTTCATTCGAAAAATTCCTTACTTCGAAGGATTAAAGAATTGATTCTAACCCATTGATATTCGAGAACAAAAAAGAACTAATTTCGTAGAATCTAAGTTGGTTATTTTTATTGTGACGTTTATTCTGCTTCTATGAGTTCTGTGATTGATATTATTCAGAGGACCCATAAAGTGGGCAGATGAATTACAGAATCGAATAAGAAGGGATTTTGATAGATTAGGGTTGAGTTGAATTATGAGCAGAGGGAAATTACCCTAAATTTGATAGGAGTGCTGTGTATTACCCAcgataaatattttttggttcATCGACGTTTGATATAGTTGTTTTAAATTGCAGTGTAGGTTGCCAAAGGTAAGGAGCAACTAGAAAGTTTTGAGGCTTCAACTTGGATTTATGTGTTGTAGCTATCCTTCGAACATTCTGTTGCATTGTACTTTGCAAATGGACTAGAGTTGAATGATTGCTAGAGAACATAAATCCTACTTAGACCCTCAAAGGAATTTTGGTACTTGAGGTATCTGCTCGATATGCTCTTAGGAATAGGAATTCTAGGCACAAGATATTTGAGAAAATAAACCAATGAGATTGGGAAATTAATGGATAGATGTAGACGAGAAAGTTGAAAAAAGAGGGAACGAGATGAGGTGATATAAACTTCTCATGTATCAGAAAATTGAGTTACAGTTTCCTTTGTATTGACAGGTTATCTTTTTCTGTAAATTCCTTACAATGAAAAGTGGTCCGATAACGTGTTCAACcccattgattttcaaaatatatgctATTATTCAGAAGCAAAAAAGGGGACACTAGAAGAACAAATCGCCTCCTCAAGGATTTTGAGAAATTAGGTGTGGGGTTGAATACGGAGGGGGAGAAGAAGCCTCTGTTGGCTGTTAGTGCTGTCTATGACAGCTCTTCATTTACCACGACTCACCAAGAAGAATTGATGAACGACGGGATAATTTTTTGTACTATGTCTGAGGCCATTATCAAGTACCCTGACTTGGTTAAGAAGTATCTAGGAAAAGTTGTCACACCAGAGGATTCTGTTACATACCTAAGGGGAAAAAGTGTCCTTTTCCAATTTCCTCCTATTTTCGAATAAATGCCAAGGAGACTGACCAATTTGAGAGGACCCTTATTATTGCAGATGAAAGAAGGTCTGTCAACTATTTGGAGGGATGTACAGCTCCTTCTTATGACACCAACCAGCTTCATGCTGCAGTTGTTGAGTTATATTGTGCTGAGGATGCAATGATTAACTACTCTACTCTGCAAAACTGGTATGCAGGAGATGAGAATGGCAAGGGAGGAATTTACAACTTCGTTACGAAAGCGAGGCCTTTGTGCTGGAGCTAGGTCTAAGATTTCTTGGACGCAAGTGGAGACAGGGTCCACCATCACTTGGAAGTATCCCAGTGTTGTATTCGAAGGGGATGAAACGGTGGGTGAATTCTATTCCGTTGCATTCACAAAAAACTGCCAGCAGGCGGACACTGGGACAAAGATGATTCACAAGGGGAAGAATACAAGGAGTAGGATCATCTCAAAGGGCATTTCGAGTTGGAATTCTTGCAACTGCTACAGAGGGCTTGTTCAGGTCTTGTCTAATGCTAGTAATGCTCAAAACTTTTCACAATGCGATTCAATGCTCATTGGCGGTAGTTCTGTTGCCAAGACCTATCCTTACATCCAGGTATTTGTTGGTtgctatgatgcaccgacacggacaccgaaaccgacaccgggacatgggagttctaaaaaaatggggacacggacacggcgggagacacgccacgtgtatatttatttatatatataaataaataaataattatagtttggcacccaaaaattttaaaaatattataatttggccccaatttttttttaaaattacagtttgacccctaaatttttcaaaaattacagttaggcccccaaattttttaaaataattacagtttggcccctgccgtgtccccatcggtgtccccgcGGTGTCCtcgtgaaaaattcaaattaaattatgggacaggccacgtggcgtgtcccgtacgtgtccccgcggtgtccccgtgtccgacactgcgatacctcgacctctagaggtgtcggtgcttcataggttggTTGGTTTGTGACCATATTATAtgtctttttgtgtgtgtgttatgTTGTTCATTATGTTATTTTACGTGTTTTGTGACCGACTTATTCTTTAATTAATCTTTGATGTGGAAGTTAGTTTCAGGTTCTTTTATCTTTTATGTTTGATGAGTATCAAATTCTTTGGGGTTGAGGTTATATTTACTTGGAAGTCGCATGTTTTTCTTTGATTAATCCCTTGAGAATATGGAGGTCATAATCTatactagaggccggggcacacgtgatgcgtgtgcaagttggattttcacaacatttttgtaaaaatgcttcccacttattgtttgatcaaa
Coding sequences:
- the LOC131322850 gene encoding transcription initiation factor IIB-2; protein product: MADVYCSDCKRATEVVFDHSAGDTVCSECGLVLESHSIDETSEWRTFANESGDNDPVRVGGPSNPLLTDGGLSTVISKPNGVTSDFLSSSLGRWQNRGANPDRSLILAFKTIATMSDRLGLVATIKDRANEIYKKVEDQKSSRGRNQDAILAACLYIACRQEDKPRTVKEICSVANGATKKEIGRAKEYIVKQLELEMGQSVDMGTIHAGDFMRRFCSNLGMNNQAVKAAQEAVQKSEEFDIRRSPISIAAAVIYIITQLSDDKKPLREVSIATGVAEGTIRNSYKDLYPHISKIIPSWYAKEEDLKNLSSP
- the LOC131324319 gene encoding LOW QUALITY PROTEIN: UPF0051 protein in atpA 3'region-like (The sequence of the model RefSeq protein was modified relative to this genomic sequence to represent the inferred CDS: inserted 2 bases in 2 codons; deleted 1 base in 1 codon; substituted 1 base at 1 genomic stop codon), with amino-acid sequence MASTNAIAPTQSPKQSFKLLDPFHSDARTLPKFLNPTKQPKTSTRFSRIRANAAISEACDRFQEFLRKQKEYKWGFVSDVESNSIPKGLSEETISLISSMKKEPPWMLDFRLFSFEKFLTSKDEKWSDNVFNPIDFQNICYYSEAKKGTLEEQIXLLKDFEKLGVGLNTEGEKKPLLAVSAVYDSSSFTTTHQEELMNDGIIFCTMSEAIIKYPDLVKKYLGKVVXTRGFCYIPKGKKCPFPISSYFRINAKETDQFERTLIIADERRSVNYLEGCTAPSYDTNQLHAAVVELYCAEDAMINYSTLQNWYAGDENGKGGIYNFVTKRGLCAGARSKISWTQVETGSTITWKYPSVVFEGDETVGEFYSVAFTKNCQQADTGTKMIHKGKNTRSRIISKGISSWNSCNCYRGLVQVLSNASNAQNFSQCDSMLIGGSSVAKTYPYIQVKNPSACIEHEARISKITEDLIFYFQQRGIDAEKAMTTMISGFCSEVFQKLLDEFSSXMNMLLSLKLENSVG